Proteins encoded within one genomic window of Flavobacterium gilvum:
- a CDS encoding GH92 family glycosyl hydrolase translates to MKNCNFFLALLFWGFITNAQNKTDNPVDYVNTLMGTQSVHSLSNGNTYPAIARPWGMNFWSPQTGKMGDGWMYTYTAEKIRGFKQTHQPSPWINDYGQFSIMPVTGKLVYKEDDRASWFSHKSEITKPHYYSVYLADFDITTEMTATERAAHFQITFPKNDQSSIVVDAFDKGSYIKIIPSENKIIGYTTRNSGGVPDNFKNYFVLVFDKAFETKYTWNENGLAKDQLEMKANHSGAVVGFKTNKGEKINVRVASSFISFEQAEQNLNAELKNRPFENVLAESKTVWNKTLGKVKAEGGTEEQINTFYSCLYRTVCFPQKLYEVDSNGKIVHYSPYNGKIQDGYMYGGTGFWDTFRALYPLLNLVYPSINKEMQEALINDYKEGGFLPEWSSPGLRDCMVGNNSASVVAEAYLKGLRGYDINTLYEALQHGANNEGPNATGRKGVEYYNTLGYVPYDVKINENAARTLEYAYDDFAIWKLAKALNRPASEIAQYEKRMMNYKNLFNPEFNLMSGRDKDGSFTKNFNPFKWGDAFTEGNSWHYSWSVFHDIQGLINLMGGEKAFTAKLDEVFSLPPTFDDSYYGGVIHEIREMQIMNMGQYAHGNQPIQHMIYLYNYAGQPWKTQYWSREVMNRLYKPTPDGYCGDEDNGQTSAWYIFSSMGFYPVCPASDEYVLGAPLFKKITVTLENGKQIVINADKNSAENKYVQELKWNQKVYDKNYINHFELQKGAELDFNMVNIPNEKRGTSKTSYPYSYSTQKK, encoded by the coding sequence ATGAAAAACTGTAACTTCTTTTTGGCACTTCTTTTTTGGGGATTCATTACAAATGCTCAAAACAAAACCGATAATCCTGTAGATTATGTCAATACTCTAATGGGAACCCAATCAGTTCACAGCTTGTCAAACGGAAATACGTATCCAGCTATTGCGCGTCCTTGGGGAATGAATTTTTGGTCACCACAAACAGGCAAAATGGGTGACGGATGGATGTACACTTACACCGCCGAAAAAATACGTGGATTCAAACAAACGCATCAGCCTTCACCTTGGATCAATGATTACGGACAATTTTCGATTATGCCCGTTACAGGAAAATTAGTTTATAAAGAAGACGATAGAGCAAGCTGGTTCAGTCATAAATCGGAAATTACAAAACCACATTATTACAGTGTATATCTTGCCGATTTTGACATTACTACCGAAATGACTGCGACTGAAAGAGCGGCTCATTTTCAAATTACTTTTCCAAAAAACGATCAATCTTCAATCGTGGTTGATGCATTTGACAAAGGTTCGTACATCAAAATCATTCCTTCCGAAAATAAAATCATTGGTTACACCACAAGAAACAGTGGTGGTGTTCCTGATAATTTCAAAAATTATTTTGTTTTGGTTTTCGACAAAGCTTTTGAAACCAAATACACATGGAACGAGAATGGATTAGCAAAAGACCAACTCGAAATGAAAGCCAATCATTCCGGTGCAGTTGTAGGCTTTAAAACCAATAAGGGAGAGAAAATAAACGTTCGCGTTGCTTCGTCATTTATTAGTTTTGAACAAGCAGAACAAAACTTAAATGCCGAATTGAAAAATAGGCCTTTCGAAAATGTACTAGCCGAATCAAAAACGGTTTGGAACAAAACACTTGGAAAAGTAAAAGCTGAAGGCGGAACCGAAGAACAGATTAACACTTTTTACTCTTGTTTATATCGCACGGTTTGTTTTCCGCAAAAATTATATGAAGTCGATTCCAACGGAAAAATTGTGCACTACAGTCCGTACAACGGAAAAATTCAAGACGGTTATATGTATGGTGGAACTGGATTTTGGGACACTTTTCGGGCATTGTACCCTTTGTTGAACTTAGTTTATCCATCCATCAACAAGGAAATGCAGGAAGCCTTGATTAATGATTACAAAGAAGGCGGCTTTTTGCCAGAGTGGTCAAGTCCCGGTCTAAGGGATTGCATGGTGGGCAACAACTCGGCTTCGGTAGTTGCAGAGGCTTATTTAAAAGGTTTGAGAGGTTATGACATCAACACTTTGTACGAAGCTTTGCAGCATGGTGCAAACAACGAAGGACCAAACGCAACGGGACGTAAAGGAGTTGAATATTACAACACCTTGGGTTATGTTCCTTATGATGTAAAAATCAACGAGAATGCAGCCAGAACGTTGGAATATGCTTATGATGATTTTGCTATTTGGAAATTGGCGAAAGCCTTAAACCGTCCGGCATCTGAAATTGCGCAGTACGAAAAACGAATGATGAATTATAAAAACCTGTTCAATCCGGAATTCAATTTAATGAGCGGAAGAGACAAAGACGGCAGTTTTACTAAAAATTTCAATCCGTTTAAATGGGGCGATGCTTTTACAGAAGGCAACAGCTGGCATTACAGTTGGAGTGTTTTCCACGACATTCAGGGATTAATTAATCTGATGGGAGGCGAAAAAGCCTTTACCGCAAAATTAGACGAGGTATTTTCGCTACCACCAACATTTGACGACTCTTATTATGGTGGCGTGATTCATGAAATCCGCGAAATGCAGATTATGAATATGGGACAATATGCACACGGAAACCAACCAATACAACACATGATTTATCTGTACAATTATGCAGGACAACCTTGGAAAACGCAATATTGGTCAAGAGAAGTCATGAACCGTTTGTACAAACCAACCCCAGACGGTTATTGCGGAGACGAAGATAACGGACAAACATCGGCTTGGTATATTTTCTCTTCCATGGGCTTCTACCCTGTTTGCCCGGCTTCGGATGAATATGTTTTGGGTGCACCTTTATTCAAAAAAATAACCGTTACTTTAGAGAACGGTAAACAAATAGTCATTAATGCAGATAAAAATTCTGCCGAAAACAAATACGTTCAGGAATTGAAATGGAATCAAAAAGTCTATGACAAAAACTATATCAATCATTTCGAATTACAAAAAGGAGCCGAACTTGACTTTAATATGGTTAACATTCCAAACGAAAAACGTGGGACTTCAAAAACAAGTTATCCATATTCGTATTCAACACAGAAAAAATAA
- a CDS encoding glycoside hydrolase family 125 protein, producing the protein MQSRRKFIKNTGILSAGMLALNTEVFASSSNLFLNFAPDFVSQRPPLAQRKFTSKAVEDAIVRIKKQIANPELAWLFENCFPNTLDTTVDFEIIDGKPDTYVITGDIDAMWLRDSTAQIWPYIPFVKEDKKLKELVKGVINRQTKCILLDPYANAFYKDFNQVSEWKSDITKMQPGIHERKWEIDSLCYPVRLAHGYWKETGDVSMFDENWKKAMHLVLQTFKEQQRWTSKGPYTFQRTTAWATDGVPLSGYGYPVKPCGLIVSTFRPSDDSTLFGYLIPSNMFAIEILGYMIEMCSTPALKDDEIVKKASELRAQVQQGLKENGIITHPKFGEIIAFEVNGYGSFHFMDDANVPSLLSLPYLGAVKPDSPLYLNTRKVVLSDNNPFFYKGKAGEGIGGPHTGADTIWPMSIILRAITSVDENEIKYCISILKKTHADTGFMHESFHKDDAKKFTRKWFAWANTLFGELIVNTSKNHPSILADKNI; encoded by the coding sequence ATGCAATCACGTAGAAAATTTATAAAAAACACAGGGATTTTATCTGCAGGAATGCTCGCCCTAAACACTGAAGTTTTTGCTTCAAGCTCTAATTTATTTTTAAATTTTGCGCCCGATTTTGTGAGCCAGCGTCCGCCATTGGCACAGCGTAAATTCACCAGTAAAGCCGTTGAAGATGCCATTGTTCGTATCAAAAAACAAATTGCCAATCCAGAATTGGCTTGGTTGTTTGAGAACTGTTTCCCAAACACTTTGGACACCACAGTCGATTTTGAAATCATCGACGGAAAACCAGATACTTATGTCATTACTGGCGATATCGATGCAATGTGGCTTCGCGATTCTACAGCACAAATTTGGCCTTATATCCCTTTTGTAAAAGAAGACAAAAAATTGAAGGAATTGGTAAAAGGGGTTATCAACCGCCAGACAAAATGTATTTTGCTCGATCCATACGCCAATGCTTTTTACAAAGATTTCAATCAGGTGAGTGAATGGAAAAGTGATATCACCAAAATGCAACCCGGAATCCACGAACGCAAATGGGAAATAGACAGCCTTTGTTATCCCGTTCGATTGGCACATGGTTACTGGAAAGAAACCGGAGATGTTTCCATGTTTGACGAAAATTGGAAAAAAGCCATGCATTTGGTTTTACAAACTTTCAAAGAGCAACAACGTTGGACAAGCAAAGGTCCTTATACTTTCCAAAGAACAACTGCTTGGGCAACAGACGGTGTTCCTTTATCTGGCTACGGTTATCCGGTAAAACCTTGCGGATTGATTGTTTCTACTTTCCGTCCGAGTGATGACAGTACTTTGTTTGGATATCTAATACCGAGCAATATGTTTGCCATCGAAATATTGGGATACATGATCGAAATGTGTTCTACTCCTGCTTTAAAAGATGATGAAATTGTGAAAAAAGCAAGCGAACTGAGAGCGCAAGTACAACAAGGACTAAAAGAAAACGGAATCATAACACACCCAAAATTCGGGGAAATTATTGCTTTTGAAGTAAATGGTTATGGCAGTTTTCATTTTATGGATGATGCCAATGTGCCTTCACTATTATCATTGCCTTATTTGGGTGCTGTAAAACCTGACAGCCCTTTATATCTAAATACCCGAAAAGTGGTTCTTTCAGATAATAATCCGTTTTTTTACAAAGGAAAAGCAGGTGAAGGAATTGGCGGACCACACACAGGAGCCGACACGATTTGGCCTATGAGTATCATCCTTAGAGCTATTACAAGTGTTGATGAAAACGAAATAAAATATTGCATCAGCATCCTAAAGAAAACCCACGCCGATACTGGATTTATGCACGAATCGTTCCATAAAGACGATGCAAAAAAATTCACCCGAAAATGGTTTGCTTGGGCTAATACGTTATTTGGCGAATTAATTGTCAATACCAGCAAAAATCATCCGAGTATATTAGCCGATAAAAATATTTAA
- a CDS encoding alpha-galactosidase: MVKKIILAFLISVPAFTINAQDLSKLPILDIKNEVAVSKDWLVTPIDAKANVYASKDKKSIVLYNGLVRRTFQISPNVACTDFTNLTTNQQLIRAVKPEAKITLDGKEYAIGGLKGQKENAYLLPEWLDKMEVGKEDFTFVNYTISDIKPYINWKPTNWAMNKKQATGKLLTFEYASSLPELKGLKVKVNYELYDGLPLITKSISIENATQKVFKLDRVVSETIAMVEEQSAVEGDPEKMRGQHGFYIETNYAFNNSMSYELSDQTTHWKMDSVYTSQVHYNYKTPCLLEVYPEKAPGIDLNPNDVYNSVRSNELLIDTYDRQRRGLMIKKMYRTIAPWITENPIFMHLVSKNDEQVRTAIDQCAATGYEALILSFGSHLNMELDTPENHQKWKALADYAHSKGVKIGGYSLFSSRRISDEDDVVDPKTGKPGGAFFGGHAPCFGSKWGLSYRDRIKKFYTETGFDIWENDGPYPGDVCASTTHPGHKGLDDSQWKQMEIQKELYRWLNEKGVYINAPDWYFLDGTHKIALGYRERNFSLSREQQRILNRQNIHDGTIEKTASMSWGFVPLTAYQGGDASAVLEPLSEHLKDYQQLMVQYYGAGVQACYRGPRLYDTDVTKELVKTTINWYKKYRDILNSDMIQLRRADGRDWDGFVHVNPALKQKAFIMLYNPTKEKMTKTIKVPLYYSGLTENAKIREKEAVAKNYKINRNYEVNLTFTIEPESYTWYVVE; encoded by the coding sequence ATGGTAAAAAAAATAATTCTGGCATTTCTTATTTCTGTTCCTGCTTTTACAATTAATGCTCAGGACTTGTCGAAACTTCCTATTTTGGATATTAAAAACGAAGTTGCTGTATCCAAAGATTGGTTGGTCACTCCTATAGATGCCAAGGCAAATGTGTATGCGAGTAAAGACAAAAAATCGATTGTTTTGTACAACGGATTGGTAAGGAGAACTTTTCAAATTTCTCCCAATGTCGCCTGTACCGATTTTACCAATCTTACTACAAATCAGCAATTAATCAGAGCAGTAAAACCAGAAGCAAAAATTACACTTGACGGAAAAGAATACGCCATTGGCGGATTGAAAGGCCAAAAAGAGAATGCTTATTTGTTGCCAGAATGGTTGGATAAAATGGAAGTTGGAAAAGAAGATTTTACTTTTGTGAATTATACAATTTCAGATATTAAACCATACATCAATTGGAAACCGACCAATTGGGCAATGAACAAAAAACAAGCCACCGGAAAATTATTGACTTTTGAATATGCTTCTTCCCTACCCGAATTGAAAGGGTTGAAAGTTAAGGTTAATTACGAATTGTATGATGGATTACCTTTGATTACAAAGTCGATTTCTATTGAAAATGCCACCCAAAAAGTATTCAAACTAGACAGAGTCGTAAGCGAAACTATCGCCATGGTTGAGGAACAAAGTGCTGTAGAAGGCGATCCCGAAAAGATGAGAGGCCAACACGGTTTTTATATCGAAACCAATTATGCTTTCAATAACTCAATGAGTTATGAATTGAGCGATCAAACGACACATTGGAAAATGGATTCCGTTTATACATCTCAGGTGCATTATAACTACAAAACGCCTTGCCTGCTTGAAGTTTATCCCGAAAAAGCACCGGGAATAGACCTAAATCCAAATGATGTTTACAATTCTGTTCGCAGCAATGAATTATTAATAGATACTTATGATCGACAACGTCGCGGATTGATGATCAAAAAAATGTACCGCACAATAGCACCTTGGATTACCGAAAATCCAATTTTCATGCACTTGGTTAGCAAAAATGACGAACAGGTTCGAACAGCTATAGACCAGTGTGCCGCTACAGGTTACGAAGCATTGATATTAAGTTTTGGAAGCCATTTAAATATGGAATTGGATACGCCGGAAAATCATCAAAAATGGAAAGCATTAGCCGATTACGCTCATAGCAAAGGTGTGAAAATTGGAGGTTATTCGCTATTCAGCAGCCGACGAATAAGTGACGAAGATGATGTTGTTGATCCCAAAACAGGAAAACCTGGCGGTGCTTTTTTTGGTGGTCACGCTCCTTGCTTTGGAAGCAAATGGGGATTGTCATATAGAGACCGAATCAAGAAATTTTACACAGAAACTGGTTTTGATATTTGGGAAAATGACGGGCCATATCCTGGTGATGTTTGTGCATCAACAACACATCCAGGACACAAAGGCCTAGATGACTCACAATGGAAACAAATGGAAATCCAGAAAGAATTGTATCGCTGGTTGAATGAAAAAGGTGTATATATCAATGCACCAGACTGGTATTTTTTAGATGGAACACATAAAATCGCTTTGGGATATAGAGAAAGAAATTTTTCCCTATCAAGAGAACAACAACGCATTTTGAATCGCCAGAATATTCATGACGGCACGATTGAAAAAACAGCTTCAATGTCCTGGGGTTTTGTTCCCTTGACAGCATATCAAGGCGGTGATGCTTCAGCGGTTTTGGAACCCTTGAGCGAACACTTAAAAGATTACCAACAATTAATGGTACAATATTATGGAGCGGGAGTTCAAGCCTGCTATAGAGGCCCCCGTTTGTATGACACCGATGTCACAAAAGAATTAGTCAAAACAACAATCAATTGGTACAAAAAATACCGTGACATTCTAAATTCCGATATGATACAATTACGTCGTGCCGATGGAAGGGACTGGGATGGTTTTGTACACGTGAATCCCGCTTTAAAACAAAAAGCATTTATTATGTTGTACAATCCGACCAAAGAAAAAATGACTAAAACCATCAAAGTACCGTTATACTATTCGGGTTTGACTGAAAATGCTAAAATTCGGGAGAAAGAAGCCGT